A region of Halalkaliarchaeum desulfuricum DNA encodes the following proteins:
- a CDS encoding DUF7118 family protein: MADGTGTVSGAEASGSAASILDRAGEAAAALRERYDELRAIERRIDDLGNERVEAAADAYRRAHRVLDSYEEDATGTGDFGAYLTFESKFSAAVDVDDDALAAEAFEAAREAVDKRRLSESDFEAAREALETPGEYVELLEERDDAVDAYRRARRNANEALSALSERIAELEAVTEFADVDPDASVDRLREPVEAYNDAVHAAFESFKREASTRELFEFIERTERYPLVELDQPPRELSEYVEEAEAGEEPLPTLLEYVDYSPSKLEHYVDDPGALRTTVAVHRTYLDRIDAEPLTVEWPPAPADELRYRIKELIPVVSRLDAEEPVVHLREIRSLTREDEYAELRRAAMAREELSEEELTLLASGEIDDRLAAARETRELVAAVLSETDR; encoded by the coding sequence GTGGCGGACGGAACCGGAACTGTCAGCGGAGCGGAGGCCTCCGGATCGGCCGCGTCGATCCTCGATCGGGCCGGCGAGGCGGCCGCCGCGCTCCGGGAGCGATACGACGAGCTCCGGGCGATCGAACGTCGCATCGACGACCTCGGAAACGAGCGCGTCGAGGCGGCCGCCGACGCCTACCGCCGTGCACACCGGGTGCTCGACAGCTACGAGGAGGACGCCACCGGCACCGGCGATTTCGGGGCGTACCTCACGTTCGAAAGCAAGTTTTCGGCGGCCGTGGACGTCGACGACGACGCGCTCGCGGCGGAGGCCTTCGAGGCTGCCAGGGAGGCTGTCGACAAGCGCCGGCTCTCGGAGTCCGACTTCGAAGCCGCCCGGGAAGCCCTGGAAACTCCGGGCGAGTACGTCGAACTGCTCGAGGAGCGCGACGACGCCGTCGACGCCTACCGCCGGGCCAGGCGCAACGCCAACGAGGCGCTGTCGGCGCTTTCGGAACGGATCGCGGAACTGGAGGCGGTTACCGAGTTCGCCGACGTCGATCCCGACGCGTCGGTCGACCGTCTCCGGGAGCCGGTCGAGGCGTACAACGACGCCGTGCACGCGGCGTTCGAGTCGTTCAAACGGGAGGCCAGTACGCGGGAACTGTTCGAGTTTATCGAACGCACCGAGCGGTACCCGCTGGTCGAACTCGACCAGCCGCCGCGGGAGCTCAGCGAGTACGTCGAGGAGGCGGAGGCCGGGGAGGAACCGCTCCCCACGCTGTTGGAGTACGTCGATTACTCCCCCTCGAAGCTGGAGCACTACGTCGACGATCCCGGGGCGCTCCGGACGACCGTCGCGGTCCACCGGACGTACCTCGATCGAATCGATGCGGAGCCGCTTACAGTCGAGTGGCCCCCTGCGCCGGCCGACGAACTGCGGTACCGGATCAAGGAGCTGATCCCGGTGGTCTCCAGGCTCGACGCCGAGGAGCCGGTGGTCCACCTCCGGGAGATTCGGTCGCTCACCCGCGAGGACGAGTACGCCGAGCTCCGTCGGGCCGCCATGGCCCGCGAGGAACTGTCCGAGGAGGAACTAACACTGCTCGCGAGCGGGGAGATCGACGACCGACTCGCGGCGGCACGCGAGACCCGCGAGCTCGTGGCGGCGGTGCTATCCGAGACGGACCGGTGA
- the mutL gene encoding DNA mismatch repair endonuclease MutL, which produces MTDGPPTGADGPGTGADGPKTGADSPPTIRQLDDRTVQQIAAGEVVERPASVVKELVENSLDAGADRISVSIRAGGTESIRVRDDGVGIPRDQLPEAVAEHATSKIGDVDDLAGGVATLGFRGEALHAIGAVSRLTVRSRPRGAEVGAGLTVEGGDAGEVTPVGCPEGTTVEVRDLFFNTPARKKFLATETTETDRVGTVVTQYALANPGVAVSLEVDDRERFATPGDGNLRSAVLSIYGREVAEGMIEVSFDATAADHDTPVDRVHGLVSEPEVNRATREYLATFVNDRYVTVSDLRNAVLSAYGGQLAPERYPFAVLFVELPTEAVDANVHPRKLEVRFDQPEAVQSAVEAAVSDALLEHGILRSSAPRGRSSPAETPVSPETRTVSSEAPGEVADFDQAAADIDEGPGDPSGTASDPPVESDVDVDIDGDDISEDVRTADADGATEGSAGSEDSAGTTDSAGTTDSAGTTDSADADDGPGTGDTRSLSPTDEEGWTVDGIDRSAAEGITDRERSSSIAPDENARRTIDDAFDLSQPTSQRTLSGETTDAERAYESLPQLSILGQLFDTYVLAETDDGLVLIDQHAADERINYERLREAFADGPPAQALAEPVELELTAREATLLDAEGVDDHLAAFGFEADRVDDRTVEVSAVPAVFDVALDPELLRDVLVGFARVDGEAGESVLDAVDDLLADLACYPSVTGNTGLTDGSIVELLSALDDCENPYACPHGRPTVIELSREEIEDRFERDYPGHAGRRPE; this is translated from the coding sequence ATGACTGACGGGCCACCGACAGGCGCCGATGGACCGGGGACAGGCGCCGATGGACCGAAGACGGGCGCCGACTCACCGCCGACGATCCGACAGCTCGACGACCGAACTGTCCAGCAGATCGCCGCAGGCGAGGTCGTCGAGCGCCCCGCCTCCGTCGTGAAGGAACTCGTCGAGAACAGCCTCGACGCCGGCGCCGACCGGATTTCGGTCTCGATCCGGGCTGGCGGGACCGAATCGATCCGCGTGCGCGACGACGGCGTCGGCATCCCTCGCGATCAACTCCCCGAGGCGGTCGCCGAACACGCAACCTCCAAGATCGGCGACGTCGACGACCTCGCCGGCGGGGTCGCGACCCTCGGGTTTCGGGGTGAGGCGCTGCACGCGATCGGCGCGGTCTCGCGGCTCACCGTCCGGTCGCGCCCACGGGGCGCCGAGGTCGGCGCCGGACTGACCGTCGAAGGGGGCGACGCCGGCGAGGTCACCCCGGTCGGCTGTCCCGAGGGAACGACCGTCGAGGTGCGGGACCTGTTTTTCAACACCCCTGCCCGAAAGAAGTTCCTGGCTACCGAGACGACCGAAACCGACCGCGTGGGGACTGTCGTCACCCAGTACGCGCTCGCGAACCCCGGTGTCGCGGTCTCCCTCGAGGTGGACGACCGCGAGCGGTTCGCGACGCCGGGGGACGGGAACCTCCGGTCTGCAGTGTTGTCGATCTACGGTCGGGAGGTCGCCGAGGGGATGATCGAGGTTTCGTTCGATGCCACCGCTGCCGACCACGACACCCCAGTCGATCGCGTCCACGGGCTCGTCTCCGAGCCCGAGGTGAACCGCGCGACCCGGGAGTACCTCGCCACGTTCGTCAACGACCGATACGTGACCGTAAGCGACCTCCGGAACGCGGTGCTGTCCGCCTACGGGGGACAGCTCGCCCCCGAGCGGTACCCCTTCGCCGTGCTGTTCGTCGAACTCCCGACCGAGGCTGTCGACGCGAACGTCCACCCCCGGAAGCTCGAGGTCCGCTTCGACCAGCCAGAGGCAGTCCAGTCGGCCGTCGAAGCCGCCGTCAGCGACGCGCTTTTGGAACACGGCATCCTCCGGTCGTCGGCGCCACGGGGTCGGTCGTCCCCCGCCGAGACGCCGGTGTCACCGGAGACGAGGACAGTCTCGTCGGAGGCTCCCGGCGAGGTCGCGGATTTCGACCAGGCGGCGGCCGACATCGACGAGGGGCCAGGGGACCCCTCCGGGACAGCGTCCGATCCGCCGGTCGAGTCGGACGTCGACGTCGACATCGACGGTGACGACATCTCCGAGGACGTGAGGACGGCCGACGCCGACGGTGCCACAGAGGGTTCTGCGGGTTCGGAAGACAGCGCAGGGACAACAGACAGCGCAGGGACAACAGACAGCGCAGGGACAACAGACAGCGCCGACGCGGACGACGGCCCCGGAACCGGGGACACCCGGAGCCTGTCGCCGACGGACGAGGAGGGGTGGACGGTCGACGGGATCGACCGCTCCGCGGCGGAAGGGATCACGGATCGCGAACGAAGTTCCTCGATCGCCCCCGACGAGAACGCCCGACGGACCATCGATGACGCGTTCGACCTCTCGCAGCCGACGAGCCAGCGGACCCTCTCGGGGGAGACGACCGACGCCGAGCGAGCCTACGAGTCGCTCCCGCAGCTGTCGATTCTCGGACAACTGTTCGACACCTACGTGCTCGCAGAGACCGACGACGGGCTCGTGTTGATCGACCAGCACGCCGCCGACGAGCGGATCAACTACGAGCGGCTCCGGGAGGCGTTCGCGGACGGCCCGCCCGCCCAGGCGCTCGCCGAGCCGGTCGAACTCGAACTCACCGCCCGGGAGGCGACGCTTCTCGATGCCGAGGGCGTAGACGACCACCTCGCTGCGTTCGGATTCGAGGCCGACCGCGTCGACGACCGTACCGTCGAAGTCAGCGCGGTCCCGGCGGTGTTCGACGTCGCACTCGACCCCGAACTCCTCCGTGACGTGCTGGTCGGGTTCGCGCGCGTCGACGGCGAGGCGGGCGAGTCCGTCCTCGACGCCGTCGACGACCTGCTCGCGGATCTCGCGTGTTATCCCTCCGTGACCGGTAATACCGGGCTCACGGACGGCTCGATCGTGGAACTGCTCTCGGCGCTGGACGACTGTGAGAACCCCTACGCGTGCCCGCACGGACGGCCGACCGTCATCGAACTCTCCCGGGAAGAGATCGAGGATCGGTTCGAGCGGGACTATCCGGGGCACGCCGGACGCCGGCCGGAGTGA
- a CDS encoding S9 family peptidase has product MQRIQASDYHDIAKPTDPRLSPDGDRVAFVRTVPDDEEDIEATVYVVPTDGSAPARRFTLAEGVDAEPRWSPDGDRLAFTSTRGADDDRQQLWVLPVDGGEARQVTDVVGGVSSIDWSPDGSRIALVQSVTEEDRTEGRDRGVDEEYDPDDPDPRVIDRTVYRSMQQYFDGRRSHVYVLDLDVEQEEGDDGDEAAESITPISPTIEGDADFNGPAWGDESTLYFTQSVGEDPDDSLEYGILAYDTDAEEVERLHRTTGWETGLAATTDGSVAFVHVEAEQASLQQADLHVIDAGQAAGTDDPSDVEVTDVTAGLDRTLGYEAAPRWGPDEERLYFTTPDEGKTSVWAVPGDGGDDPERLVREGAVAGMDVGVPHEDDTHGDDVTVAVAMSQWDHPGDVFVSPDGSAEELVRLTSLNGAYLDSVHVGEPEPLAFESEQGPVEGWVLTPPGFDPEGSYPLIVEIHGGPHAMWSTSGTMWHEFQTLAARGYVVFWSNPRGSSGYGEEYMGAIKRNWGEVTVTDVMAGVREVADREYVDESQVFLTGGSFGGYMTGWTVGNTDYFRAAVSQRGVYHLTGFYGSTDGAYKLVEGDFDTTPWEEPEFLWEQSPAGHAHEVETPTLLIHSEDDYRTPISDAELFYRILKKNDVETRFVRYPREGHELSRSGEPGHVVDRIERIARWFDGYSEYHDVPKALERGDDGLSAADAGEEDDE; this is encoded by the coding sequence ATGCAGCGGATTCAGGCGAGCGACTACCACGACATCGCCAAACCGACAGATCCCCGACTCTCGCCGGACGGTGACCGCGTCGCGTTCGTTCGAACGGTTCCCGACGACGAGGAGGACATCGAGGCGACGGTGTACGTCGTCCCGACCGACGGTTCCGCTCCCGCCCGGCGGTTCACGCTCGCGGAGGGCGTCGACGCCGAGCCGCGGTGGAGCCCGGACGGCGACCGGCTGGCGTTCACTTCCACCCGCGGGGCCGACGACGACAGACAGCAGCTGTGGGTGTTGCCCGTCGACGGCGGCGAGGCTCGCCAGGTGACCGACGTCGTCGGCGGCGTGAGCTCGATCGACTGGTCCCCCGACGGAAGTCGGATCGCGCTCGTCCAGTCGGTGACCGAGGAAGATCGAACGGAGGGGCGGGATCGAGGAGTCGACGAGGAGTACGACCCCGACGATCCCGATCCCCGGGTGATCGACCGGACCGTCTACCGGTCGATGCAGCAGTATTTCGACGGGCGCCGGTCGCACGTGTACGTCCTCGATCTCGATGTCGAACAAGAGGAGGGAGACGACGGGGACGAGGCAGCGGAGTCGATCACGCCGATCTCCCCGACGATCGAGGGCGACGCCGACTTCAACGGGCCGGCGTGGGGCGACGAATCGACGCTGTATTTCACGCAGTCGGTCGGCGAGGATCCCGACGACTCGCTGGAGTACGGAATCTTGGCGTACGACACCGACGCCGAGGAGGTCGAGCGACTCCACCGCACGACCGGCTGGGAGACCGGGCTCGCGGCGACGACGGACGGTTCGGTCGCGTTCGTCCACGTCGAGGCCGAACAGGCGTCACTCCAGCAGGCAGACCTCCACGTGATCGACGCCGGTCAGGCCGCCGGGACGGACGACCCGTCCGACGTCGAGGTGACGGACGTCACCGCCGGGCTGGACCGGACGCTCGGCTACGAGGCCGCCCCCCGGTGGGGTCCCGACGAGGAGCGACTGTATTTCACCACGCCCGACGAGGGGAAGACGTCGGTGTGGGCGGTTCCGGGTGACGGGGGCGACGACCCCGAGCGACTCGTCCGCGAGGGGGCTGTCGCGGGGATGGACGTCGGCGTTCCGCACGAGGATGACACCCACGGGGATGACGTCACCGTCGCGGTCGCGATGTCTCAGTGGGATCACCCCGGCGACGTGTTCGTCTCCCCGGACGGAAGCGCAGAGGAACTCGTCCGTCTCACCTCGCTGAACGGAGCGTACCTCGATTCGGTTCACGTCGGGGAACCCGAACCCCTTGCGTTCGAGTCGGAACAGGGTCCCGTCGAGGGGTGGGTGCTGACGCCGCCCGGTTTCGATCCCGAGGGTTCCTATCCCCTGATCGTCGAGATCCACGGCGGCCCCCACGCGATGTGGTCGACCAGCGGGACGATGTGGCACGAGTTCCAGACGCTCGCGGCCCGGGGGTACGTCGTCTTCTGGTCGAACCCCCGCGGCTCGTCCGGCTACGGCGAGGAATATATGGGGGCGATCAAGCGAAACTGGGGCGAGGTGACGGTGACAGACGTGATGGCCGGCGTTCGTGAGGTCGCCGACCGCGAGTACGTCGACGAGTCGCAGGTTTTCCTCACCGGTGGCTCCTTCGGCGGGTATATGACCGGCTGGACGGTCGGCAACACCGACTACTTCCGGGCGGCGGTCTCACAGCGCGGCGTCTATCACCTCACGGGCTTTTACGGCTCGACGGACGGGGCGTACAAGCTCGTGGAGGGCGACTTCGACACGACGCCCTGGGAGGAGCCCGAGTTCCTCTGGGAGCAGTCGCCCGCCGGCCACGCTCACGAGGTGGAGACACCGACCCTCCTCATCCACAGCGAGGACGACTACCGTACGCCGATCTCGGACGCCGAACTGTTCTACCGGATCCTCAAAAAGAACGACGTCGAGACCCGGTTCGTCCGCTATCCGCGTGAGGGCCACGAACTCTCCCGGTCGGGCGAACCCGGCCACGTCGTCGACCGGATCGAACGTATCGCGCGGTGGTTCGACGGCTACTCCGAGTACCACGACGTCCCGAAGGCACTCGAACGGGGCGACGATGGGCTCTCGGCGGCGGATGCAGGCGAGGAAGACGACGAGTAG
- the hisI gene encoding phosphoribosyl-AMP cyclohydrolase, translating into MTHDTDDAGAASDVAVDFGEDGLVPAVAQDADSGTVLMLAYVTPEALERTRETGFAHYYSRSREELWKKGTSSGHLQRIVEVRVDCDADTLLYLVEQEGGACHTGHRSCFYRTVDGEHVGERVFDPDEVY; encoded by the coding sequence ATGACTCACGACACCGACGACGCCGGGGCCGCTTCCGACGTCGCCGTCGACTTCGGCGAGGACGGCCTCGTCCCGGCCGTGGCCCAGGACGCCGACTCGGGGACGGTGCTCATGCTCGCGTACGTCACGCCGGAGGCGCTGGAGCGCACCCGCGAGACCGGGTTCGCACACTACTACTCCAGATCGCGCGAGGAGCTGTGGAAGAAAGGCACCAGTTCCGGTCACCTACAGCGGATCGTCGAGGTCCGGGTGGACTGCGACGCCGACACCCTCCTGTATCTCGTCGAACAGGAGGGCGGCGCGTGTCACACCGGGCACCGCTCGTGTTTCTACCGGACGGTCGACGGCGAACACGTCGGCGAACGCGTCTTCGATCCCGACGAGGTGTACTGA